GGCTACCGGGCCGCCGCCGGCGTCTTCCTCGGCGACTTCACCCTCATCAGCCTCACCTCGCTGGGCGCCGCCTCCCTGCTCAAGGCCAACCCCGCCGTCTTCGCCGTGGTCAAGCTCGGCGGCGCCGCCTACCTGCTCTGGATCGGCTTCGGCATGCTCCGCGCCGCCCGCCAGCTCTGGCGCGAACGCCACGCCGCAGCCGACCCCGTTGCCGAGCAGGCCCCCGAACCCATCGAGCACCCGTTCCGCCGCGCCCTCGTGATCAGCCTCCTGAACCCGAAGGCGATCTTGTTCCTGCTCTCGTTCTTCACGCAGTTCGTGGACCCGTCGTACGGGCAGCCCGCCCTCTCCTTCGGCCTGCTCGGCGGCATCCTGCAGACCTTCAGCCTCCTCTACCTCTCCCTGCTGATCTTGGCCGGCACCACCCTCGCCACCGCCTTCCGCCGCCGCAAGGGCCTCTCCGCCACCCTCACGAGCGGCGTCGCCGTCGTCTTCGCCGGCTTCGCCGCCAAGCTCGCCGTCTCCT
The nucleotide sequence above comes from Streptomyces kaniharaensis. Encoded proteins:
- the leuE gene encoding leucine efflux protein LeuE produces the protein MLGVNDLATYVLGALVIILLPGPNSLYVLSVAARKGIRTGYRAAAGVFLGDFTLISLTSLGAASLLKANPAVFAVVKLGGAAYLLWIGFGMLRAARQLWRERHAAADPVAEQAPEPIEHPFRRALVISLLNPKAILFLLSFFTQFVDPSYGQPALSFGLLGGILQTFSLLYLSLLILAGTTLATAFRRRKGLSATLTSGVAVVFAGFAAKLAVSSA